The genomic segment CAACAATTTGAGGATGCTCATGCTTCTTTTATGAGAGGAGTGCTGATCCGTGTAATACCTCCTTCCCTGAGAAACTCCATTGAAGCGGTTAGAAACATTCAAACAGTGGTTAATGGCTAGGGAAGTCTTTAAGTAGTACTGATGAGGAGATCTCTTCCCTGTTAATAATACTCTTTGACAGTTCCCCATTGTGAATTTCAGAAGAAGCTCTATTGAAGCTGTTAATTATTATCACAACACAACCATATAATAAGAATGAAGAAGGCTAATTATTAGCCGCTAATATCATTTTGATCAAGCCATGAACATTGAAACTTTGAATACCAGAAAAATGAACTCTCTAACTGATTCAAAAGCAAGTGGCTATTTGTTCAAACGCCTACCAATTCAAAAAGTAAACAATCAAAACCCAAAGCAGAGCCCTTTCTTTGATAGTGAAAACTCAAGTCTGTTAAATCCGATAAGAGTTTACTTATTGACAACAAAAACTAAGCAtcaatgataaataaaataaaaaagagtctTTGAACACAAACTCTCATAAgagaaagaaacataaaaagagTAAATGTTTTTATTGCTAGCGAGTGGACTCGGAGGGAGTCTTGGAGACGATGGAAAGCGCGTGCAATCCACTATCAAGCTCCTCTCTGAGCAGATCGTAAACGAGCCTGTGCCTCTTCACCAGATTCATCCCTTCGAATCCTTTCGACACGATCTTCACATTGAAATGCGTCTCTTCGTCTGTTCCTCTGCCTTTCATCCCCGCGTGAccggcgtgctggtacgagacGTCCTCGATCACCAGCTCCACAGGTTCGAGCTCCTTCTCCAGCTTCTCCCTCATCCTGCTCGCCCGATTCTCCATCATCGCCCCCGAGTTCGATCCGGTTTTGTCCTCAACGCTGCTCATCGTGATTCTACTGTCGCTGAAACCAGTGGAGCTTGAGTGGAAGAATCTAGGGACGGAGGAGGTGAAGAGTGTCGGAGGATTGACCGGCGATTTCAGGGTTGGAGTCCGGTGAAGTCCGGATACGATTATTGACCTAATTGAAGATGACGAAAACATGGCTAATGTGTGAAAGAGCAAAAATGTCGCCGTTTATTGGCTTACGCTTCCGAACACCAATTTTCATATATAACAATAATACCCCATATTTcttagaatattttaaaagagCACCCAAAACATTGAAGGTACCTAAATATACCTCCCAAGGTACATTATTATTCTATCGAGAGACAGTGACGTTGTATTCGAGCACACCCTACCAC from the Raphanus sativus cultivar WK10039 unplaced genomic scaffold, ASM80110v3 Scaffold1212, whole genome shotgun sequence genome contains:
- the LOC130503897 gene encoding protein BOLA1, chloroplastic-like, whose translation is MFSSSSIRSIIVSGLHRTPTLKSPVNPPTLFTSSVPRFFHSSSTGFSDSRITMSSVEDKTGSNSGAMMENRASRMREKLEKELEPVELVIEDVSYQHAGHAGMKGRGTDEETHFNVKIVSKGFEGMNLVKRHRLVYDLLREELDSGLHALSIVSKTPSESTR